TTGTGCATGACCGAGCAAACCCATCAATGCTTGTGAATCTTCATTTTCAATCAATTGACGTAAAGTTCTGAGTTGTGTTTCAAAACCATCAACTGCTTTGAGTATGGCAGTTTTATTGGCAAAAAAGATATCGTGCCACATTTGCGGATCGCTTGCCGCAATCCGTGAAAAGTCACGAAATCCACCTGCGGCATACCGGAAAATATCGAGATTATCTTCACGATTTGCCAGTTGCTCAACCAAGTTAAATGCCATTAAATGTGGTAAATGACTGGTATGTGCAAGCACTTCATCGTGCTTATCGACATCCATACAAATGACTTCAGCTTTGGCTGCCTGCCAAAGTGTGATCAGTTTTTCCACCGCCCAATCCGCACTGCTTGGTAATGGCGTCAAAATCACTTTGTGGTTGGCAAAAAGATCTACTTTGCCTGCATGCACACCTGTATGCTCTGCACCTGCAATCGGATGCCCTGGAACAAAACCCACTGGTAAATTTTCACCATAAACCGCTTTGGCAGCAGCAACCACATTGCCTTTGGTACTGCCAACATCAGTGATGATGGCATTTTCCAAAACATAAGGTTTGATGGTTTCAAGAATTTTTTGTGTTGCACGTACAGGTAAAGCCAATACAATTAGATCTGCATCCTTTACCGCTTCAACAGGATCACTAAACCCTTCTGAAATAATGCCAAGTGCTTTTGCATCGTCCAAAGTTCGTTTAGATCGTGTTGACGCGACAATTTTTTCTGCAAGTTGCTCTGCAATAATCACGCGAGCCAAACTTGAACCAATCAGCCCAAGTCCGATAAAAGCAACTTTTTTAAATAAAGCTTGTGTCATGACTTTGTTTTCAGACCTTCAGTTTTAAAGTACTGCAATCGGGTATGAACCCAATACACGCACTTCTTTCACCAATGGACGAATTTCTTCAATCGCCGCTTTAACATTGTCTTGCTCAACATGACCTTCTAAGTCAATGAAGAACACATACGCCCATTTCTCAGGCAATGCAGGACGCGTTTCAATACTGGTTAAGCTAATATTATGTTTCGCAAATGGTGCAAGAATTTCCAATAACGCCCCTGCACGGTCATGCGCAGAAACCAATAATGAAGTTTTGTCATTACCTGATTGCGGCACTTTTTCGCGACCAATGACCAGGAAACGTGTGGTATTTTCAGGATTATCTTCAATATTACTATGTAAAATTTCTAAATCATAAATGCTTGCAGCAACGTCCGATGCAATTGCAGCAGAGTGCCATTCATTACGAATACGGCGTGCCGCTTCAGCGTTTGAACTTAACGCAACGCGTTCTACACCTGGATAATGTGCATCTAACCAACTACGACATTGTGCAAGTGTTTGTTGGTGTGCATAAATTTGTTTAATGCTGTCTTTGCGGGTATTTGCAGAAATCAAGAACTGGTGATGAATACGCAATTCAACTTCACCAATAACATTTAAATGCGATGCTTTAAAACAGTCTAAAGTATGGTTCACCACACCTTCAGATGAGTTCTCTACAGGCACTAAGCCATAGTGAGCACTACCCGCCTCAACTTCACGGAACACTTCATCAATGGTTGGAAGGGGTCGAACCACTGCATCTTGACCAAAATGCTTCAACACTGCGGAATGCGTATAAGTACCGACAGGTCCTAAGAATGCAATACTTTGTGGTGCTTCTAGTGCTAAACAAGCGGACATAATTTCACGAAACAAACGAGCCATCGTTGTATCTGACAATGGACCTTCATTACGCTCCATCACATTACGCAATACCTGTGCTTCACGTTCAGGACGATAAAACAACGGATTCTCTTCTGCAGCAAATTTTGCTTTAGCCACTGCTTCTGCCAACTTTGCGCGGCGATTAATCAGTTGCTGGATTTGTTGATCTACTGAATCAATATCATCACGGATTTGAGCAAGATCGAGAGAAGTCGTGTTTTGATCATCGTTGATCATTGTTATATCGCCCTTTTAAAAGTCTAGAATTACAGATGGTTTAAATTTTAAACCACTCACAGTATAACAATAGTTCATGCGAATTTGTTGCACAATACTGCTTTTATGTACGTTTTAAATCCCTTTCCTGACATTCATTCCTTCCTACAAAGTGAAGCAACAAAGACCTTCAACTTTACAAAGCCTCTATAGAAGTTTAAGCCACAGCATTTATGATAAATAAGTTAAGCGCAACTCGAGCACTAAAAAGATGAATAAGAGAATCGCTGTTTTGATAACCCATGATTTTGAAGATGTGGAATATCACGATCCTGTTGAAGCATTTAGAGCGGCAAGCCATTCGGTACGCAATATCGAAAAAACAGCAGGAAATATCGTCTATAGTCAACAACG
The DNA window shown above is from Acinetobacter piscicola and carries:
- the pheA gene encoding prephenate dehydratase, giving the protein MINDDQNTTSLDLAQIRDDIDSVDQQIQQLINRRAKLAEAVAKAKFAAEENPLFYRPEREAQVLRNVMERNEGPLSDTTMARLFREIMSACLALEAPQSIAFLGPVGTYTHSAVLKHFGQDAVVRPLPTIDEVFREVEAGSAHYGLVPVENSSEGVVNHTLDCFKASHLNVIGEVELRIHHQFLISANTRKDSIKQIYAHQQTLAQCRSWLDAHYPGVERVALSSNAEAARRIRNEWHSAAIASDVAASIYDLEILHSNIEDNPENTTRFLVIGREKVPQSGNDKTSLLVSAHDRAGALLEILAPFAKHNISLTSIETRPALPEKWAYVFFIDLEGHVEQDNVKAAIEEIRPLVKEVRVLGSYPIAVL